The DNA segment ATTTTTATGCTTGATAACGGTTCAAGCGATTCCACTGCTGAAGTTCTTGATCGTTGGCAACAGGAATTCGGGGACCGGATGGTCCGTATTGATCTGCCTGTTAATGTCGGTGCCGCTGCTGCGCGGAACTGGCTGATGAATGTGCCGGAAGTTAAAGAATGCGATTTTGCGGTTTATCTTGATGATGATGTGGAAGTTCAACCGGACTGGCTTATGCGTCTCGGGTCCGCTGTTCAGGAATATCCTGATGCCGGAGTCTGGGGTTGCAAGGTTGTTGATTATATTTCGCCTGCAGTGATGCAGTCCGTTGATTTGCATCTTATTCAGCCGCCGGGAGAGGAAGGAGCCGGGCCGGAAGTTGATTTGACCAGAATTGCTCCTAATCCTTTTAAAGTTTCCGATCTTCACCACCAAGTGCTTGATGGTGGATATTTCGATTACATGCGTCCCTGTGCTTCCGTCACGGGGTGCTGCCACATGTTCAGAACCGAGAAGCTTCTTGACAACGGGGGCTTTTCCCTGTTCCTTTCTCCGTCTCAATACGATGATATGGAACACGATCTGCGAAACTGTCTTAAAGGCGAGTTTGCCGTGTATCAAGGGCATCTTCGTATACTGCATCGGAAGAATACCGGCGCGGCAAGCCGTGTTTCCGTTATGCAGGAAGGAAATGCACTTGGTAATAAATATAAAATGCAGGCCATGCATCCACGAAGTGAAATATTGGGAATTATGGCTGATGAAGAAAGGCTTCTTCAGCGTGACCTTGAGAAAAAGATTAAATATCTGGCTGAAAATGGCTTTTTAGAAAGCCTGTCGCCTGAATCCGATACGGAGGAATAATGTCTGATCACGATAATACCCAAGATTTTTTGAATAATTTGCCAGAACTTGAAGCTGGCAAAACTTTTGCTTTTTCATGTCATCCCGGAATTTCTTGTTTCAACGCCTGTTGCGGCGACTTGAACCTGATGCTCACTCCGTATGATGTGCTCAGATTGCGTAAGGAACTTGGTCACGACAGCAAAAAATTTATTCATAACCACGTAGACATCAGCCGTACTCCCGGTATCGGTTTCCCCATGACGAAGCTCCGTATGCTGGATAATTCAAAGCGCAGTTGTCCTTTTGTGCGTGATGAAGGCTGTTCTGTTTATCCGAACAGACCCGGTGCTTGCCGTACTTATCCGCTGGGCAGGGCTTCCAGAATGGGTGAAGAAGGCGAGATGATCGAGCAGTTTTTTATTGTAAAGGAACCACACTGTCGCGGGTTTGAAGAAGAAAAAGAATGGACCAGCGAAGAATGGTTGAAAGATCAAGGTCTTGAAGACTACAACGGAGTCAATGACCGCTACATGCGCATCATGACCCGTGCTCGCAAGGCCGGAATTGTTCTTGATGATAAAAAACTGAATATGGTTTTTCTTGCACTGTATCAGGTTGATAATTTTACGAATTTTGTAAGAGATATGAATGTATTTGCTAGACTTGAAGTCTCGGAAGAAAGACAGGCTGCTATCCTCAGCGATGAGGAAGAATGTCTTAACTTCGCCCTCGACTGGGTGGAACTTATTGTTCTCGGTTCTTCTGAGAATTTACAGCCTAAGAAATAGTTTTAAAGCAGAAATGGTTTTGATGACCCCGGTAATGGCAAAGGCTGTTATCGGGGGTTTTATTTTTTTATTTTCTTACAATAGTAATATAAGTTTTGATCCTCTGAAATTAAGTGACAATTCCCGTCCGCAAGCGCCCGCCAGTTACGATCTATGATTTGATCATTTTCCCCTGTGCAGTAATAATACATATTTTCATTTTCTATTAAGTTACACTGTCCTTTTGCCAGATAGCGTAAGTCCTTATTTTTAATAAATTCAGGTTCTTTATTGCAAAGGTGATAAAGGTCTGAATCTATTATCTGGTTGCAGTAATCTTCACATAATCCGGTTCGGGCAGTAATTAATAAAAGTAGAATTGCAGCAAGGAAGATTTTGTACATTTATATTCCCCAGAAGTTCGAAGCCTGCCCTGAAAAGGACAAGTAGTTTATAATATAATGAGCAACGATGGTCGGCAGAATTGATTTTGTTTTCCACATGCAGATCATAAGTCCTGAACCTGTAAGGGCTGTGGCAACAACTGCAACAGGTCCGGCGGACCAATGGATCAAACCGAAGGCGATGCCGGAAATTATGAATATTGCGGCGGGTGAAACCCCTTTTTCTTTTAGCACAGTGAATGTCAGTCCACGAAAGATTATTTCCTCTGCAATTGCTACAAGCATGAGGCCAACTGTCATATCAAACGTGTATAGCGTTGAATCCGCGCCTATGGGGATTGTTCCAAGTTTGAAGGATGGCAGTATTTTGTTCCAGAGTGCAAATCCCGGTTCATCAAGGCAAAGTCCCAGAAGTGTAATTCCTATGGTCCATAAAATAAATTTGATTGGTGAAAGGGGTATTAAACCGAGGTCTTTCAGGTTCAGAATTTTCTTTCCGACCATGTAGAAAATGAAACCCAGCGGGATTAATTTAAGCGAATAATCGATGAGAAGCCACGGCAATTCTGCTTGAATAAAAATATTTGAAAAGTCGTTAAGGTAGAACGGGATAGCTGTGATAATTAAAATGAGAGATTTGTTTTTGATATTCACAAAAAATTCTCCTTGCCAACTTTGTTAAGCTGATTATTATCTGTGTTCTTGAGAGCTTGCTTTTTTACGCATTAAAACTGAATTTATATTTTTTAGAAGTAAATTGGAGATATGGCATTGCCGGAAAAATTAAATATTGATCTTAACAGCCCGAAGATACTCTCTGTTGATGAGTTTGAAAAGATTAGATCAAACATCGGTGCGGATCAAAAAATAGTTTTCACCAACGGGTGTTTTGATATTCTTCATGCCGGGCATGTTGACCTGCTTGCACGGGCAAAAGCGCAAGGTGATATCCTTGTTTTGGGGCTGAACAGTGACCAATCTGTACATTCCATTAAAGGTGAAAAAAGGCCCGTTGTTTCTCAGCAGCAAAGGGCTTTTGTTCTAGCCGGGCTTGCCAGCCTTGATTTTGTAATAGTTTTTGACGAAGATACTCCCTATGAATTAATTAAAAAAGTTCAGCCTGATGTTCTTGTTAAAGGCGGCGACTGGACTGTTGATAATATCGTAGGGCGGGATGTCGTTGAGGGACGGGGCGGCGTTGTGCTTAGTCTTCCCTTGCTTCCCGGATATTCTACTACCTCTGTCATCCGCTTTATCAGAGAGAATGAGGTTGAATAGACAGTCTCTTGTTTAAGTCTTTGAGTAATTGTGTTAGGTAGTTATTACGTTTTTTGTTGGTTTAATTTTTCTGAACACTTGACAAGGTTGTCAAAGTTGGGCTATTTAGCTCGCCTCTCTTGGGAAAAAGGGCCAATAGCTCAGTTGGTAGAGCCCCCGGCTCATAACCGGATGGTCCCAGGTTCAAGTCCTGGTTGGCCCACCATCAAAATATCATATGGATGCATCTCAAAAACTATCCAGAATTTTACGACTTTCTTTTTTAGAAAGATGTTGTGCTCCCAGGGGGTAGCCCCGAGGGAGCATCTTCTTTTCTTCGAAATTGATATTTTGTGGTATTTGTAAGCGAGAGACCTTTTCGTCTTAAAAGTGCATTTGTTAGTAACGGCGCGAGAGTGTACGGTGGTTTTTATGAAAACATCGAATGTCATCAGTCTTATTGAAACGCTTGCACCCTCAGGTTTTGCTGCATCGTGGGACAACTGCGGTGTGCAGATTGCCGGACCTGAGAAAGAAATCAGAAAGGTGGCAGTGGCTCTTGATCCTCTGCCGCAGGTTATTTCTGATGCCTTGGAATGGGGCGCAGATTTTATTCTGACGCATCATCCATTGGCTATAGATCAGAAACTTCCTGCTGAGCTTGGCTGGTTTCGCGATGTGATGAAACAGGTGCTTTGCGCAGATGTAACTCTTTGTGCCGCACACACATCACTTGATGTGCAGTTTCGGGGAGTTGTTTCATGGCTTGGGCGTGAACTTGAGCTTTCGGAACTAAAGGTTCTTGATCCTGTTGCAAAAGATGATTCGGGTGAAATTCTCGGGTATGGTTGCATAGGTGATCTTGAATCTGCTCTGCCTTTTGAAGATTTTGTAGAACGGGTAGCTCAGGCTACGGGATGTGAGGTTGTCGCTCTTTGCGGGCCTGCTCCTGAAAAAGTCAGAAAAGTTGCCATGTGCCCGGGTTCAGGGTCATCGTTTATGGATAAGGCTTTCGCACAGGGTGCGGATGTTTTTATTACCGGCGATGTTAAATATCATCCGGCACAGGAAAGTGTCGGAGCCGTTCTCGATGTGGGGCATTTTTCTCTTGAAGAGGAGATGATGCGTCGCTTTTCTGTGGTTTTAGGGCAGAAGTTAGAAAACGGAATTGAAGTAAAATTTTTTAACGGGCACAATCCTTTTGCATATCATTTGCTGGGGAAGGGTGTCTGTAAGTCCTCGGCAGGACTTTTATAGCGCAAGAAAAATTAAGGTTTCGTATAGGCCTTACGAAGCCAGAATGTGTTTTTATTACGGGACAGACCAGCATAGCCGGCTCATAGTTTCCGAACATCGATGCGGTGTAGATTTTTAAGAATCATTCGCAAAAGGGGACCCATAATGTATGAAAAACAGGTAGAACAGCTTGTAGTTTTGCAGAAGGTTGATGATGACATTCTTCTTCTTGAAGCAGAAATCGACCAGGCTCCCAAGGATGTGGCAGCTTTAGAATCTCGTCATGCTTCGCTTGAAAAGCGTAAAGAACAGCTTGAAGAGAAACTTGCCCTTCTTAAAGAGCAGCAGAAAAAGCTCGAATTTGAAATCGAAGAAGACGGCGTAAAAGTTAAGAAGAGCAAAAGTAAGTTGATGCTGGTTGGCACAACTAAAGAATATCATGCAATGATGCGTGAAATGGACAGCCTCGAAAAGCTCAACAGATTGCGCGAAGAAGAAAAGATAACCGTTCTTGAAGAAACAACTCGTCAGAACGAAATGTATGAAGAAAACAATACGAAGATCGAAGCTTTGAATGTTGAGCTTGGCGAGAAACGTGTTGGACTTAAAGCTAAGCTTACAAGTGCTCAGAGCAAGCTTGATAAGCTGAACAGGCAGAGAGGCAAGTGCGGACTGGTTGTACCGGCGCCTATCCTCGGCAGATATGAATTTATCCGTTCACGCCTTGCTCATCCGGTAATTGTTCCCGTTATTGATTCCTTTTGTACCGGGTGTAATATCATGATTCCTCCTCAGGTTTACAATAGCCTGCAAGAAGGAAAACAGATTATCAGCTGCCCTAACTGTCAGCGTTTGACTTACTGGATACCTAGTGAGCCTGAGCCTGAACCAGTTAAGCCTGAAAAGCCTAAAAGAGCTTCAAAGGCGAAAAAAGCTGTTAAAAAATAATAAAGTTTTGATATTTGAATAAAGTACAGGGGAGTTTAGCTCCCCTTTTTTTTGATGGAGTTGGACGGATCATCGCCGCGGTTTTAAAACCGGGGAGGAAAGTCCGGGCTCCGAAGGGCAGGACGCTGGGTAACTCCCAGCGGAAGTGATTCCGGGAAAAGTGCCACAGAAAACAGACCGCCCCGGTGTTTTATACACCGGAGTAAGGGTGAAACGGTGGAGTAAGAGCCCACCAGCGGCCATGGTGACATGGTCGGCTAGGTAAACCCCGTCCGGAGCAAGACCAAATAGGGAAGCGTTTGAGGCCGGCCCGGCTGAAGCTTTCGGGTAGGTTGCTTGAGGCGTATGGTAACATGCGTCCTAGAGGAATGATGATTATCCCGGTTTTTATCGGGAACAAGACCCGGCTTACAGTCCGACTCCATCTTTTTTTTTGACTCTTCCCCTGGCCATATTTTGATTTTATCCTGCGGTCGCGGGAAGAGTGTGGGTTGAAGGGAGTATTTTTATGAGCGCATCCGGTGAAGTCTGGGCTGTTATTTTAGCCGCAGGCAGCGGTACA comes from the Maridesulfovibrio ferrireducens genome and includes:
- a CDS encoding glycosyltransferase, yielding MEASAIENYWAGIDGSVRPKLLLGSVGGKHLLETGMRCLESDPQLAVEILLAAYAANPFDGNTAQQLLNIETLVSFFPLSVARCISAVGENWIRPDNISYFLRITSKRDTRKISSYILSCIEKEPRNLFWIQQGLIYAGANSDFEFGVKLLSAEFSPELMPAVNAAKSFFLFMSGDNVQSFKSLRSASESFGIENFANLAASVALALDDRESAVSLLSGSVQVQPWRSSETLRLHDLVRGLDVQKDQLAGSVAILLYSFNKFEELDATLGSLHRSELNDAKIFMLDNGSSDSTAEVLDRWQQEFGDRMVRIDLPVNVGAAAARNWLMNVPEVKECDFAVYLDDDVEVQPDWLMRLGSAVQEYPDAGVWGCKVVDYISPAVMQSVDLHLIQPPGEEGAGPEVDLTRIAPNPFKVSDLHHQVLDGGYFDYMRPCASVTGCCHMFRTEKLLDNGGFSLFLSPSQYDDMEHDLRNCLKGEFAVYQGHLRILHRKNTGAASRVSVMQEGNALGNKYKMQAMHPRSEILGIMADEERLLQRDLEKKIKYLAENGFLESLSPESDTEE
- a CDS encoding YkgJ family cysteine cluster protein, whose amino-acid sequence is MSDHDNTQDFLNNLPELEAGKTFAFSCHPGISCFNACCGDLNLMLTPYDVLRLRKELGHDSKKFIHNHVDISRTPGIGFPMTKLRMLDNSKRSCPFVRDEGCSVYPNRPGACRTYPLGRASRMGEEGEMIEQFFIVKEPHCRGFEEEKEWTSEEWLKDQGLEDYNGVNDRYMRIMTRARKAGIVLDDKKLNMVFLALYQVDNFTNFVRDMNVFARLEVSEERQAAILSDEEECLNFALDWVELIVLGSSENLQPKK
- a CDS encoding CPBP family intramembrane glutamic endopeptidase, producing the protein MNIKNKSLILIITAIPFYLNDFSNIFIQAELPWLLIDYSLKLIPLGFIFYMVGKKILNLKDLGLIPLSPIKFILWTIGITLLGLCLDEPGFALWNKILPSFKLGTIPIGADSTLYTFDMTVGLMLVAIAEEIIFRGLTFTVLKEKGVSPAAIFIISGIAFGLIHWSAGPVAVVATALTGSGLMICMWKTKSILPTIVAHYIINYLSFSGQASNFWGI
- the rfaE2 gene encoding D-glycero-beta-D-manno-heptose 1-phosphate adenylyltransferase, which translates into the protein MALPEKLNIDLNSPKILSVDEFEKIRSNIGADQKIVFTNGCFDILHAGHVDLLARAKAQGDILVLGLNSDQSVHSIKGEKRPVVSQQQRAFVLAGLASLDFVIVFDEDTPYELIKKVQPDVLVKGGDWTVDNIVGRDVVEGRGGVVLSLPLLPGYSTTSVIRFIRENEVE
- a CDS encoding Nif3-like dinuclear metal center hexameric protein, whose product is MKTSNVISLIETLAPSGFAASWDNCGVQIAGPEKEIRKVAVALDPLPQVISDALEWGADFILTHHPLAIDQKLPAELGWFRDVMKQVLCADVTLCAAHTSLDVQFRGVVSWLGRELELSELKVLDPVAKDDSGEILGYGCIGDLESALPFEDFVERVAQATGCEVVALCGPAPEKVRKVAMCPGSGSSFMDKAFAQGADVFITGDVKYHPAQESVGAVLDVGHFSLEEEMMRRFSVVLGQKLENGIEVKFFNGHNPFAYHLLGKGVCKSSAGLL
- a CDS encoding zinc ribbon domain-containing protein, whose protein sequence is MYEKQVEQLVVLQKVDDDILLLEAEIDQAPKDVAALESRHASLEKRKEQLEEKLALLKEQQKKLEFEIEEDGVKVKKSKSKLMLVGTTKEYHAMMREMDSLEKLNRLREEEKITVLEETTRQNEMYEENNTKIEALNVELGEKRVGLKAKLTSAQSKLDKLNRQRGKCGLVVPAPILGRYEFIRSRLAHPVIVPVIDSFCTGCNIMIPPQVYNSLQEGKQIISCPNCQRLTYWIPSEPEPEPVKPEKPKRASKAKKAVKK